In Dyadobacter sp. NIV53, a single window of DNA contains:
- the dnaA gene encoding chromosomal replication initiator protein DnaA: protein MFDILTSGYFTLERVSTYREVDQIWDACLRVIQQHIPEQSFKTWFEPIRPLKLYGKVLTIQVPSQFFYEWLEDNYVNLLRKALDYAIGRDGLLEYSIIVDKGNDKHQPLTMNVSTQKSPNASKPDNFSTDPRLVPTIKLKDHDSMNLDTYLNPNYSFDNFIEGDCNRLARSAGFAVAQRPGLTSFNPLMMYGGVGLGKTHLVQAIGNYIMNHFDNKLVLYVSSEKFTNQFINSIKNNTLQDFNDFYMKVDVLAIDDVQFLSGKEKTQDTFFHIFNHLHQLGKQIIMTSDRPPRELVGLQDRLLSRFKWGLTADLQTPDFETRIAIIQKKIQSEGISIDYDVIEYVAHSVNSNVRELEGVIVSLMAQASLTRREIDVELAKSTLRNIVMNEDKEVTIDTIQEVIADYFQVTIADLKSKSRKKEVVYPRQLAMFLAKEYTELPLKSIGYHFGGRDHSTVIHSIQSINLLMDETPDVEETLQKLRSYFK from the coding sequence ATTTTTGACATTCTGACTTCGGGTTATTTTACATTGGAAAGAGTAAGCACATACAGAGAAGTAGACCAAATTTGGGACGCATGCCTGAGGGTAATTCAGCAGCATATACCTGAGCAAAGCTTTAAGACGTGGTTTGAACCCATACGTCCGTTAAAGCTTTATGGTAAAGTGCTTACTATACAAGTTCCCAGCCAGTTTTTTTACGAATGGCTGGAAGATAATTACGTGAATCTTCTGAGAAAAGCCCTGGATTATGCCATTGGCCGTGACGGGCTTCTGGAATATTCTATCATCGTTGACAAAGGAAATGATAAACATCAGCCTTTGACAATGAATGTTTCTACCCAGAAGTCGCCTAATGCATCTAAACCTGACAATTTTTCTACTGATCCCCGTTTAGTTCCTACTATAAAGTTAAAAGACCACGATTCGATGAATCTGGATACTTATCTGAACCCGAACTATTCATTTGATAATTTTATTGAAGGGGATTGTAACCGTTTGGCTAGATCGGCCGGATTTGCTGTTGCCCAACGCCCCGGACTTACTTCTTTCAATCCGCTGATGATGTATGGTGGTGTTGGTTTAGGGAAAACACATTTGGTTCAGGCCATCGGAAACTACATCATGAACCATTTTGATAACAAACTGGTGCTGTATGTATCGTCGGAAAAGTTTACCAATCAGTTCATAAATTCTATCAAAAACAATACGTTGCAGGACTTCAACGACTTTTACATGAAAGTGGATGTCCTGGCAATTGATGACGTACAGTTTTTGTCAGGAAAGGAAAAGACACAGGACACTTTCTTCCATATTTTTAATCACCTGCATCAGCTCGGCAAGCAAATTATCATGACGAGTGACCGTCCGCCCCGAGAACTTGTAGGATTGCAGGATAGGTTGCTTTCCCGTTTTAAATGGGGGCTTACTGCTGATCTCCAAACACCGGATTTCGAGACCCGTATTGCTATCATTCAAAAGAAAATTCAGTCAGAAGGAATTTCGATTGATTACGATGTGATCGAATACGTTGCACATAGTGTAAATTCCAACGTTAGAGAGCTTGAAGGTGTAATTGTATCACTTATGGCACAGGCTTCCTTAACAAGGCGGGAAATCGACGTAGAACTTGCGAAAAGTACATTGCGCAATATTGTAATGAATGAAGATAAGGAAGTCACTATTGATACGATTCAGGAAGTGATTGCAGATTATTTTCAGGTAACAATCGCAGATCTTAAAAGTAAAAGCAGGAAGAAAGAAGTGGTTTATCCCCGGCAGCTTGCTATGTTTCTGGCAAAAGAATATACAGAACTACCTTTAAAATCAATAGGTTATCATTTTGGAGGTCGCGATCATAGTACCGTTATCCATTCAATTCAAAGCATTAATCTTCTGATGGACGAAACGCCGGACGTGGAAGAAACACTGCAGAAATTGCGTAGTTATTTTAAATAG